A single Lysinibacter sp. HNR DNA region contains:
- a CDS encoding TetR/AcrR family transcriptional regulator: MPKITEARRASRRAEIARAALRCFARKGFQATSMAEIITESGLSAGAIYVYYSSKEELALEATRYVLDRRLEELISVRGEWPLPHPGILVERFMTGLHREIDDLGILIQVWGEAVSNPKMSEIVRGVFVTVRSYFRDFLEEWFSEEGGVDTEEAARRAETYAPIFVALCQGYMVQSVLVPGFDGREYLKSILHIAPVL, translated from the coding sequence ATGCCAAAGATCACGGAGGCTCGTCGAGCGAGTAGGCGGGCAGAGATAGCCCGGGCCGCCCTCCGCTGTTTTGCGCGAAAGGGTTTTCAGGCCACTTCAATGGCTGAAATTATCACCGAATCAGGCCTCTCGGCGGGAGCAATCTACGTCTACTATTCCAGTAAGGAAGAGCTCGCCCTAGAGGCCACTAGGTATGTTCTTGACCGCCGTCTCGAAGAGTTGATTAGTGTGCGGGGAGAGTGGCCGCTGCCGCACCCGGGGATTCTGGTTGAGCGTTTTATGACGGGGCTGCATCGCGAGATTGACGACCTGGGGATTTTGATACAGGTGTGGGGAGAAGCCGTATCAAACCCCAAAATGAGCGAGATAGTTCGCGGGGTATTCGTGACGGTGCGTTCATACTTTAGAGATTTCCTTGAGGAGTGGTTTTCTGAGGAGGGAGGGGTGGACACCGAAGAGGCAGCCCGCCGTGCGGAGACGTACGCCCCAATCTTTGTTGCGCTGTGTCAGGGCTACATGGTGCAGTCTGTTTTGGTGCCGGGTTTTGATGGTCGAGAGTACCTCAAATCGATACTGCACATCGCACCCGTCTTGTAG
- a CDS encoding hydantoinase/oxoprolinase family protein yields MSYRIGIDVGGTNTDAALLDDQLRVITTVKVPTKTNSGEGITHVIERLMRRSGISGAEVSTAMLGTTHCTNAIVQRKGLRRVGILRIGGPATTAVPPFEGWPADLRATVEGYAAVITGGHEFNGREISRLDRDAVLRACTEMRGLVDAVAVVGVFSSVNIEHETIVGKIVREELDVPVSLSSQIGTIGLLERENATILNAALIQTLGDMADGFQRALDSYGIAAKIYFGQNDGTLMSLDYALQFPVLTIGCGPTNSIRGAAHLSGVENALIVDIGGTTTDIGVLTNGFPRQSAHAVEIGGIRTNFRMPDVLSIGLGGGTIIRTNPADSQENLTLGPDSVGYRISQESLVFGGNTLTTTDIAVAAGRLNIAGRRSPQILPELFQGAERAIRSTLEEAIDRMKPSANPVPIVLVGGGSIISPLSLEGTSSIMRPEHAEAANAVGAALGDIAAQVENVFSLKEISRAEAVSRARIEVIERTITAGASPSGVEVISIEEFPVAYMEDAFIVRVRAAGQLA; encoded by the coding sequence ATGAGTTATCGCATCGGAATCGATGTTGGCGGCACCAACACGGACGCAGCGCTACTCGACGATCAGCTACGCGTAATCACGACGGTGAAGGTGCCCACAAAAACCAATTCGGGCGAGGGCATCACACACGTCATAGAACGCTTGATGCGCAGGAGCGGAATCTCGGGCGCCGAAGTCAGCACCGCAATGCTAGGAACCACTCACTGCACAAACGCCATCGTGCAAAGAAAGGGACTCAGGCGGGTAGGGATCTTGAGAATAGGCGGGCCGGCTACCACTGCGGTTCCGCCCTTCGAGGGGTGGCCAGCCGACCTCCGTGCCACCGTCGAGGGATACGCTGCCGTGATCACGGGCGGACACGAATTCAACGGACGAGAGATCAGCCGTCTAGATCGGGATGCTGTACTTCGAGCGTGCACAGAAATGCGAGGTTTGGTGGATGCCGTCGCGGTTGTGGGGGTCTTCTCCTCGGTCAACATCGAACACGAAACCATCGTCGGAAAAATCGTCAGGGAAGAACTTGATGTGCCGGTCTCGCTTTCGTCCCAGATCGGAACCATCGGGCTGCTCGAACGCGAGAACGCTACGATTCTGAACGCTGCGCTGATTCAGACCCTCGGAGATATGGCAGACGGATTCCAACGTGCCCTCGACTCGTACGGCATAGCTGCAAAAATCTATTTCGGACAGAACGACGGAACTCTCATGAGTCTCGACTATGCACTGCAATTCCCCGTTCTGACGATCGGGTGCGGTCCTACCAATTCGATCCGAGGAGCGGCACACCTCAGCGGCGTTGAGAACGCACTTATCGTCGATATCGGTGGCACGACAACCGATATCGGCGTACTCACAAACGGCTTTCCTCGACAGTCCGCACACGCCGTCGAGATCGGTGGAATACGTACAAACTTTAGGATGCCGGATGTCCTCTCGATCGGGCTCGGAGGCGGCACGATTATTCGAACGAACCCCGCTGACTCACAAGAAAACCTCACGCTGGGCCCCGACAGCGTGGGCTATCGTATTTCCCAGGAATCCTTGGTGTTCGGCGGAAATACGCTAACAACCACCGACATCGCAGTGGCCGCGGGCAGATTAAACATTGCAGGCCGACGTTCTCCACAGATCCTGCCTGAGCTTTTTCAAGGCGCAGAGCGGGCAATTCGGAGCACATTGGAAGAGGCGATCGACCGCATGAAACCGAGCGCCAATCCGGTTCCGATCGTATTGGTGGGAGGAGGGTCGATCATTTCTCCCCTCTCACTTGAGGGAACGTCCAGCATCATGCGCCCGGAGCACGCCGAGGCAGCCAACGCCGTGGGGGCGGCTTTGGGTGACATCGCGGCACAGGTCGAAAATGTGTTCTCACTCAAGGAAATCAGCCGTGCAGAAGCCGTCTCCAGGGCTCGTATCGAGGTGATCGAACGTACGATCACGGCAGGTGCTTCTCCGTCGGGTGTGGAGGTAATCTCGATCGAGGAGTTCCCGGTCGCCTACATGGAGGATGCCTTCATCGTCCGTGTTCGTGCTGCCGGACAACTGGCGTAG
- a CDS encoding DUF917 domain-containing protein, which translates to MTAVRAGNPLHTITESDIDFIAIGAAVLGTGGGGDPHVGALQAKRAIREFGEVEVISVEALPDGGFIAPVGMIGAPSVAIEKIQAEGELAAAIDLLEASTGQSVTAIMPTEIGGGNSLVPISAAAERGLPIVDGDSMGRAFPEAPMVTFHLAGYAPGRGILVDSHGNSAVIQPKDGMWAERLARVISFEMGGNATMIDYAYPGKVVKECAIPGTLSTARRIGEILLGNDIRDEDRVATLLNELSGFHLFSGKITAVERAIQGGFTRGQATLDGLDKDRDSTFELQFQNEMLLGTRNGQLAAVTPDLITVLDQVTGQPITTEMLRYGARVVVVGFPSHEYWRTEMGLATAGPGYFNYDVDYTPVEKLVAVQERVKL; encoded by the coding sequence ATGACAGCGGTACGAGCCGGTAACCCACTTCACACAATCACCGAGTCCGATATAGATTTCATTGCGATCGGCGCTGCGGTGCTGGGAACCGGCGGCGGCGGCGACCCTCACGTCGGAGCACTACAAGCCAAAAGAGCCATTCGTGAGTTCGGAGAGGTCGAGGTCATCTCCGTTGAGGCCCTTCCGGATGGTGGTTTTATTGCCCCGGTAGGAATGATTGGAGCCCCCTCGGTGGCGATCGAAAAGATTCAGGCGGAGGGAGAGCTCGCTGCGGCCATCGATCTTCTTGAAGCCAGCACCGGGCAATCCGTGACTGCAATTATGCCAACCGAAATCGGCGGAGGAAACTCACTGGTTCCAATTTCTGCGGCTGCCGAACGCGGGCTTCCAATAGTCGACGGCGATTCGATGGGGCGCGCTTTTCCTGAGGCACCGATGGTGACTTTTCACCTTGCGGGCTATGCTCCAGGTCGAGGAATACTGGTCGATTCACACGGTAACTCTGCGGTAATTCAGCCCAAGGACGGCATGTGGGCGGAACGCCTAGCGAGAGTGATCTCATTCGAAATGGGCGGCAACGCAACAATGATTGATTACGCCTATCCGGGCAAAGTGGTCAAAGAGTGTGCCATCCCCGGAACTTTGAGCACCGCACGAAGAATCGGGGAAATCCTCTTGGGAAATGATATTCGAGACGAAGACCGGGTGGCTACGCTCCTCAATGAACTTTCTGGATTCCACCTTTTCTCCGGCAAAATAACCGCGGTTGAGCGTGCGATCCAAGGGGGATTCACTCGCGGTCAGGCCACTCTTGACGGTTTGGATAAAGATCGGGACTCAACATTTGAACTGCAGTTTCAAAATGAGATGTTGCTCGGCACGCGCAACGGCCAACTTGCAGCCGTCACGCCCGATCTCATCACAGTCCTGGATCAGGTAACCGGTCAACCCATTACTACCGAAATGCTACGCTACGGTGCCAGAGTGGTAGTCGTTGGGTTCCCCTCGCACGAATACTGGCGCACAGAGATGGGGCTAGCTACGGCCGGGCCAGGTTATTTCAACTACGACGTAGACTACACCCCGGTCGAAAAACTCGTTGCTGTGCAAGAAAGGGTCAAACTATGA
- a CDS encoding cytosine permease, producing MTTDVNNKTSTVTSRVFKNGTRSDYERTTVPPEERKGWVPIAGIWIAVGIDISGTILGAQLGAGLSLEAALGATIIGSILLGLLAMACTYVGASTGFTSAMIARSIFGRMGGIVIASAMAISSVGWFGVQAGFFANNAQTAVEELFGWNVPLPILIIAGGTMMTLTAFWGYRALERLSKWAVPLLIGTLLIAVFLAFMRFGGSELGKPTLAEFTFGGAVSLVIGIFIFGVIISPDIARWAKTPRQAMIAGFFGFFVGNSFIILITIILSRLMGIDDLMRMFFILGMGAIAIIVLTLAQWTTNTNNLYSAALNLSVIFPQVARRLLTLIAAVIAISAALLGIYDAFIPFISIMGAFIAPYGGVYLADFFIRRSERLRNSDAYTPKIDGWPFIAWGVGALVGFCTTRPGDGLGWGILSLTTIPALDAIVTAFLIHSIISLLRNPAEKRT from the coding sequence ATGACAACTGATGTCAACAACAAGACCTCAACAGTCACCTCTCGCGTCTTCAAGAACGGGACTCGATCAGACTACGAACGAACCACGGTCCCCCCTGAAGAACGGAAAGGGTGGGTGCCCATTGCAGGAATCTGGATCGCGGTCGGCATCGACATCTCGGGGACGATCCTCGGTGCCCAACTCGGCGCTGGCTTATCTCTCGAAGCGGCCCTGGGAGCAACCATTATCGGTTCTATCCTGCTCGGACTTCTTGCGATGGCGTGCACCTATGTGGGTGCCTCGACAGGTTTCACGAGCGCGATGATCGCCCGATCAATTTTCGGTCGGATGGGAGGGATCGTCATCGCCAGCGCAATGGCTATCTCGTCAGTCGGTTGGTTCGGTGTACAGGCGGGATTTTTCGCCAACAACGCACAAACAGCGGTAGAAGAGTTGTTCGGATGGAACGTCCCGTTGCCGATTCTTATCATCGCGGGAGGTACGATGATGACGCTTACGGCCTTCTGGGGCTATCGCGCGCTCGAGAGATTGAGCAAATGGGCAGTTCCGCTACTCATTGGAACACTCCTGATCGCAGTGTTCCTGGCATTCATGCGCTTCGGCGGGAGCGAGCTGGGCAAACCAACTCTTGCGGAATTCACCTTCGGAGGAGCCGTGTCACTCGTGATAGGCATCTTCATCTTTGGAGTCATCATCTCCCCCGACATTGCCCGGTGGGCTAAGACTCCGCGGCAGGCCATGATCGCCGGATTTTTCGGTTTCTTCGTGGGAAACTCGTTCATCATCCTGATCACGATCATCCTCTCTCGCCTCATGGGCATCGACGATCTCATGCGTATGTTCTTCATACTCGGTATGGGGGCGATCGCGATCATTGTTCTCACACTGGCACAGTGGACGACCAACACAAATAATCTGTATTCAGCAGCCCTCAATCTCTCGGTCATTTTTCCTCAGGTAGCCCGGCGATTACTCACCTTGATTGCTGCCGTCATCGCTATCTCTGCCGCACTGCTCGGGATATACGATGCCTTCATCCCGTTCATCTCAATAATGGGGGCATTTATCGCACCCTACGGTGGAGTTTACCTCGCCGATTTCTTCATCAGACGCAGCGAACGGCTACGTAACTCTGATGCTTACACACCAAAGATTGACGGGTGGCCATTCATCGCGTGGGGTGTCGGGGCCCTGGTTGGATTTTGCACGACCCGCCCCGGTGACGGGTTGGGATGGGGAATTCTTTCACTCACCACGATCCCCGCCTTAGACGCAATAGTCACTGCTTTCCTCATACACTCAATAATCAGCCTGCTCCGAAACCCAGCTGAGAAACGAACCTGA
- a CDS encoding TetR/AcrR family transcriptional regulator, translating to MTRDRILLIATRHFANAGLSGASLREIASEVGIKAPSIYTHFASKEELFAEVYTAAVAEHRRFFVDLLQRTAQLTPMERLFQLLVGVPTFYTDRPELIDFHLRAVADGGPVWDPKLRTPFRAEESDLLTNIRDTYVEGRNRGSFVDLNPDTFASHFLCLMDGLFLQLKHYPPDLYDERLNSTWSFVTSALSVNSGPTERYHDDN from the coding sequence ATGACTAGAGATCGCATACTCCTGATCGCAACCAGACACTTCGCGAACGCAGGTTTATCGGGAGCTTCCCTCAGGGAAATCGCCTCCGAGGTGGGAATCAAGGCCCCCTCTATCTACACGCATTTTGCAAGTAAAGAAGAACTGTTTGCTGAGGTGTACACCGCGGCGGTAGCCGAACATCGGCGATTCTTTGTCGACCTCCTCCAGAGAACTGCGCAACTCACCCCGATGGAAAGGCTATTTCAGCTCCTCGTCGGAGTGCCAACCTTCTACACCGATCGACCCGAGCTCATCGATTTTCATCTCAGAGCGGTGGCGGATGGAGGACCGGTATGGGATCCAAAACTCAGAACACCGTTTCGTGCTGAAGAGTCCGATCTTCTCACGAATATTCGCGACACGTACGTAGAAGGGCGAAACCGCGGGAGCTTCGTGGATCTGAATCCCGACACCTTTGCGTCCCACTTCCTCTGCCTCATGGACGGGCTGTTCCTGCAGCTAAAACATTACCCTCCGGATCTGTACGACGAACGGTTGAACTCCACCTGGAGCTTCGTGACCTCAGCGCTGAGCGTTAATTCCGGGCCCACGGAAAGGTATCACGATGACAACTGA
- a CDS encoding MmpS family transport accessory protein, with protein sequence MTYPETNTPQIDSPRRDVTNGFGITGMVLGIIALVFSPLPVINLLALILAILGLIFGIIGLAVKGRSKGTALAGTIISTIATIVSVTLFIVYASFFNAVIHASGLIKEEAERIVARHTPVSVEYQMTGSGAADVSFSSYIDGAWEMYHEQPQLPWSTETDGRVAHFDVLKLNGTNRADSTGEINCKILIDGKVIAEETNSGSLARVTCRVTGRQIIAQVD encoded by the coding sequence ATGACCTACCCGGAAACAAACACTCCTCAAATAGACTCTCCTCGGAGGGACGTCACAAATGGCTTTGGTATCACGGGAATGGTGCTCGGTATCATTGCGCTAGTATTCTCGCCTCTACCCGTTATTAACCTCCTCGCGCTGATTCTTGCAATTCTTGGTCTTATTTTTGGCATTATCGGGCTTGCCGTGAAGGGACGTAGCAAGGGCACCGCTCTTGCGGGAACGATCATATCCACTATCGCAACCATTGTTAGTGTGACTTTGTTTATCGTTTACGCTTCCTTTTTTAATGCCGTGATACACGCGTCCGGCCTTATCAAAGAGGAGGCGGAGCGAATCGTTGCGCGCCATACCCCGGTATCCGTTGAGTATCAGATGACGGGCAGCGGCGCGGCAGACGTCTCGTTTTCATCGTATATTGATGGCGCTTGGGAGATGTATCACGAGCAGCCGCAACTGCCGTGGAGCACGGAGACCGACGGTAGGGTTGCTCATTTTGACGTGTTGAAGTTGAACGGGACCAATCGAGCGGACTCCACCGGTGAGATCAATTGCAAGATACTTATTGACGGCAAAGTTATTGCCGAAGAGACCAACAGCGGTTCTCTGGCTCGAGTAACCTGTCGGGTAACGGGCCGGCAAATTATCGCACAGGTCGACTAG
- a CDS encoding TIGR00645 family protein: MQRHPTTPVTGRHQKPVGATSRALGYIIFTSRWLQAPLYLGLIVAQAVYVVVFMIELWHLIESVFAGGEGITEAAIMLTVLGLIDVVMIANLLIMVIIGGYEIFVSKVRVEGHPDEPDWLSHVNANLLKIKLSISIISISSIHLLKTFIEVGPIGGKGAQAEKADALFTSQGVMWQVIIHLTFIVSALALAWIDRVQNKTLMEAAALGQGPGAHSTESSTTPAPSHAPAAQVSASAPAS; encoded by the coding sequence TTGCAACGCCACCCCACCACCCCAGTAACAGGCCGACACCAAAAACCGGTGGGCGCTACCTCTAGAGCCCTCGGATACATTATCTTCACCAGCCGCTGGCTCCAGGCACCGCTGTACCTCGGGCTTATTGTTGCCCAGGCCGTCTATGTTGTTGTCTTTATGATCGAGCTGTGGCATCTCATTGAGAGCGTGTTTGCGGGCGGAGAAGGTATCACCGAAGCTGCCATCATGTTGACGGTGCTGGGCCTCATCGACGTTGTGATGATTGCCAACCTGCTCATCATGGTGATCATTGGCGGGTACGAGATCTTTGTCTCTAAGGTTCGTGTTGAGGGGCACCCTGACGAGCCCGATTGGCTTTCACATGTCAACGCGAACCTGCTCAAGATCAAACTGTCAATCTCGATCATCAGCATCTCGTCGATTCATCTTCTCAAAACCTTCATTGAGGTTGGCCCCATAGGGGGTAAGGGCGCACAGGCAGAAAAGGCCGACGCTCTCTTCACCAGCCAGGGCGTTATGTGGCAGGTGATTATTCACCTGACCTTCATCGTTTCGGCGTTAGCTTTGGCCTGGATAGATCGGGTGCAGAACAAAACGCTGATGGAGGCGGCCGCCCTGGGGCAGGGTCCGGGTGCCCACTCTACGGAGTCCTCAACAACTCCCGCACCCTCGCATGCCCCCGCCGCGCAGGTGTCTGCGTCGGCTCCCGCAAGCTAG
- a CDS encoding histidinol-phosphate transaminase: MATLDDLPLRPDLVGKKPYGAPQDAASINLNVNENPHPIPEEVAADIVSSLATEVTRANRYPDRDFGELRESLARYLGHGLTVDNLWAANGSNEILQQVLQAFGGPGRSLLSFVPTYSMYPLLASGTGTEWIPVPRGTDFSLSAEDAVAAVRAHTPDITIICTPNNPTGTPMPLDTIRALYDVTNGIVVVDEAYAEFGSEAYESALTLLPGRDRLLVSRTMSKAFAFAGVRIGYLAGNPAAIDAMHLVRLPYHLSALTQAAGIAALRHSTTMLAAVGAMRDERVRIARALSDMGYTVHPSEGNFVLFGGVSNPQATFEALRGQGILIRDVGIPGHLRVSVGTHSETSLFLEKIAQLPR; this comes from the coding sequence GTGGCTACTCTTGACGACCTCCCGCTCCGCCCCGATCTTGTGGGGAAAAAACCCTACGGTGCCCCGCAGGATGCGGCATCTATTAATCTCAATGTGAACGAGAATCCGCATCCAATTCCCGAGGAGGTTGCGGCTGATATTGTGTCTTCTCTTGCGACAGAGGTGACTCGTGCCAACCGCTATCCCGACCGCGATTTTGGTGAATTGCGAGAATCGCTTGCCCGCTACCTGGGGCACGGCCTTACCGTTGATAACCTCTGGGCCGCAAACGGGTCCAACGAGATCTTGCAACAGGTGCTTCAGGCGTTTGGCGGCCCGGGTCGCAGCCTGCTGAGCTTTGTGCCTACCTATTCGATGTACCCGCTGCTTGCAAGCGGCACGGGAACCGAGTGGATCCCCGTCCCCCGCGGCACGGACTTTTCTCTCTCTGCCGAAGACGCTGTGGCCGCCGTGCGCGCACACACCCCGGACATCACAATTATCTGTACCCCCAACAACCCCACCGGCACCCCGATGCCGCTTGATACTATTCGAGCGCTCTACGATGTGACCAATGGGATTGTGGTGGTGGACGAGGCCTACGCTGAGTTTGGTTCGGAGGCCTACGAGTCAGCCCTCACACTACTGCCGGGCCGAGACCGTCTCCTCGTGTCGCGCACCATGAGTAAGGCATTTGCTTTTGCCGGTGTGCGTATCGGTTACCTAGCGGGAAACCCTGCGGCGATTGACGCTATGCACCTGGTCCGCTTGCCGTATCACCTCTCCGCACTCACCCAGGCGGCGGGTATCGCCGCGTTGCGGCACAGCACCACCATGCTCGCCGCGGTAGGCGCGATGCGCGATGAAAGAGTTCGTATCGCTCGTGCGCTGAGCGATATGGGATACACCGTGCACCCCAGTGAGGGCAACTTCGTGCTGTTTGGGGGAGTGAGTAACCCGCAGGCGACATTTGAGGCTTTGCGGGGGCAGGGCATCCTGATTCGTGATGTGGGAATCCCCGGACACCTCCGGGTAAGCGTGGGGACCCACAGCGAGACCTCCCTGTTCCTCGAGAAAATCGCGCAGCTACCTCGCTAA
- the hisB gene encoding imidazoleglycerol-phosphate dehydratase HisB codes for MTEELATRAPRTASIHRSTSESSIELELNLDGTGESHISTTVPFFDHMLNAFAKHSLTDLTVRATGDTHIDIHHTVEDTGIALGQAILEALGRKSGIARYGDALVPLDEALAQAVIDISGRPYLVHSGEPQGFEFHLIGGHFTGSMVRHFFEAITLNARLTAHIRLLEGRDPHHIAEAEFKAFARAFRQAKAFDAAVSGIPSTKGAL; via the coding sequence ATGACAGAGGAACTTGCGACGCGCGCCCCGAGAACCGCTAGTATTCACAGGAGCACCAGCGAATCGAGTATCGAGCTTGAGCTTAATCTAGACGGAACAGGTGAATCTCATATCAGCACCACGGTCCCGTTCTTTGACCACATGCTCAACGCCTTTGCAAAGCATTCCCTCACCGATCTCACGGTGAGAGCTACCGGGGACACCCACATCGATATTCACCACACGGTTGAGGATACCGGGATAGCGCTGGGTCAGGCGATCCTTGAGGCGCTCGGACGCAAGTCTGGCATTGCCCGGTATGGCGATGCGCTGGTTCCGCTGGACGAGGCGCTGGCCCAGGCTGTCATCGATATTTCTGGGCGCCCCTATCTGGTGCACAGCGGCGAGCCGCAGGGGTTTGAGTTTCACCTGATCGGTGGTCACTTTACCGGCTCTATGGTGCGCCATTTTTTTGAGGCGATTACCCTGAACGCGAGGCTTACCGCACACATTCGGCTGCTTGAGGGCCGCGACCCGCACCACATTGCGGAGGCGGAGTTTAAAGCCTTTGCACGGGCGTTTCGGCAGGCTAAAGCGTTTGATGCCGCGGTATCCGGGATTCCCTCGACTAAGGGCGCGCTGTGA
- the hisH gene encoding imidazole glycerol phosphate synthase subunit HisH encodes MSSPRVVVFDYGSGNVHSVVRALEKAGADAVLTSDRKQAMEAHGLVVPGVGAFQAVMNQLNAVRGTELIDRRLAGGRAVFGICVGLQVMFERGIERGVTTEGLGEWPGQVTQLDAPILPHIGWSHVEAPDNSVLFRGLDQERFYFVHSNGAQEWSLDPHPAIPRPAVTWAEYGSRFIAAVENGPLMATQFHPEKSGDAGIRLLSHWLGTLG; translated from the coding sequence GTGAGTTCGCCACGCGTTGTTGTTTTTGATTACGGCTCGGGAAACGTACACTCGGTGGTTCGTGCCCTGGAAAAGGCCGGTGCGGACGCCGTGCTCACCTCCGACCGCAAACAGGCAATGGAGGCTCACGGCCTGGTTGTTCCCGGGGTCGGTGCGTTTCAAGCCGTCATGAATCAGCTTAACGCGGTTCGCGGTACCGAATTGATCGATAGGCGTCTTGCCGGGGGCCGAGCGGTCTTTGGTATCTGCGTCGGTCTACAGGTGATGTTCGAGAGGGGAATTGAGCGGGGAGTTACTACGGAGGGTCTGGGGGAGTGGCCGGGACAGGTCACCCAGCTAGACGCACCGATTCTTCCGCACATCGGGTGGAGCCACGTAGAGGCTCCCGATAACTCGGTACTCTTCCGGGGGCTTGACCAGGAACGTTTTTATTTTGTCCACTCAAACGGTGCGCAGGAGTGGAGCCTCGATCCCCACCCGGCGATCCCGAGGCCCGCGGTTACCTGGGCGGAATACGGTTCCCGCTTTATCGCGGCAGTAGAAAACGGTCCACTGATGGCGACACAGTTTCATCCCGAAAAATCTGGGGATGCGGGTATTCGCCTGCTTTCGCACTGGCTTGGCACTCTCGGGTAA
- the priA gene encoding bifunctional 1-(5-phosphoribosyl)-5-((5-phosphoribosylamino)methylideneamino)imidazole-4-carboxamide isomerase/phosphoribosylanthranilate isomerase PriA, whose amino-acid sequence MSEFNKRPRLELLPAVDVAGGKAVRLTQGEAGTETNYGSPVDAAYDWVEQGAEWIHLVDLDAAFGRGNNASVIRKVIKQSRGVKIELSGGIRDDASLEAALSLDPKRVNLGTAALENPEWTRSVIAQYGELIAVGLDVRGNTLAARGWTREGGDLWEVLDRLEDAGCTRYVVTDVTKDGTLQGPNLDLLRKILQRTHRPVVASGGVSSLDDLAALRELVPYGLEGAIVGKALYAGAFTLPEALDVAGD is encoded by the coding sequence ATGAGCGAATTTAATAAGCGCCCTCGACTGGAACTTCTCCCGGCCGTGGATGTGGCGGGGGGTAAGGCGGTTCGCCTCACCCAGGGCGAGGCGGGAACTGAAACAAACTACGGTTCTCCCGTCGACGCGGCCTATGACTGGGTGGAGCAGGGAGCCGAGTGGATCCACCTGGTTGACCTGGACGCCGCTTTTGGGCGCGGGAATAACGCCTCGGTGATCCGCAAGGTGATCAAGCAGAGTCGGGGAGTGAAGATTGAGCTATCCGGTGGCATCCGTGATGATGCGAGCCTTGAGGCAGCCCTTTCACTGGATCCCAAACGGGTTAACCTCGGAACCGCCGCTCTCGAAAACCCCGAGTGGACTCGAAGCGTGATCGCGCAGTATGGCGAACTCATCGCGGTGGGTCTTGATGTGCGCGGTAATACCCTGGCGGCGCGTGGCTGGACTCGGGAGGGTGGCGACCTCTGGGAGGTGCTTGATCGTCTCGAAGACGCCGGATGCACACGCTATGTTGTCACTGACGTCACCAAAGACGGCACGCTTCAGGGGCCAAACCTCGATCTATTACGCAAGATTCTTCAGCGCACCCACCGTCCGGTTGTGGCGTCTGGCGGCGTATCAAGCCTGGACGACCTGGCCGCCCTGCGTGAGCTGGTTCCGTATGGGCTTGAGGGCGCCATCGTGGGGAAAGCCCTCTACGCGGGGGCGTTCACTCTGCCGGAGGCGCTCGACGTCGCGGGCGACTAG
- a CDS encoding SseB family protein, whose product MAAKNLGSTHQAGAPSLSLGEQPHADSAGQPWAGRSFESNDFAGDDGKMPEQLRAALSAFHNKQSDITGVIDAFRESRLLIPLIAEAGEVGVTPAGKVVDKTQELSIVTVAAPDGRKALPVFSSVEAMGRWSSDARPVPADGVRVALAAAGDETSLVVLDPGSDTQFVLRRPAVWAIAQSLPWQPAWSDPEINAVFERSIAEVPEVVSVELADGDPSATLVAPETLVTLRLVPGLDRERVDALLLSLQRLWGQSEVIAERVDSLALKLASQ is encoded by the coding sequence ATGGCCGCAAAAAATCTGGGTTCCACACATCAGGCGGGTGCCCCCTCGCTCAGCCTTGGTGAGCAACCGCACGCGGATTCAGCGGGGCAGCCCTGGGCGGGACGCTCATTTGAGAGCAACGATTTTGCGGGTGACGATGGCAAGATGCCCGAGCAGCTGCGTGCCGCGCTGAGCGCCTTCCACAACAAACAGTCCGATATCACCGGTGTTATTGACGCTTTTCGTGAGTCGAGACTCCTGATACCCCTCATCGCGGAGGCGGGTGAGGTGGGTGTTACCCCGGCGGGGAAGGTTGTCGATAAGACGCAGGAGCTATCGATCGTGACGGTGGCGGCTCCGGACGGACGTAAGGCCCTCCCCGTGTTTTCATCTGTCGAGGCGATGGGACGCTGGAGCTCGGACGCCAGGCCCGTTCCCGCCGACGGCGTTCGGGTAGCCTTGGCCGCAGCGGGAGATGAAACGAGCCTGGTGGTGCTCGACCCCGGATCGGACACCCAGTTTGTGCTCCGTCGGCCGGCCGTGTGGGCTATCGCCCAATCGCTGCCCTGGCAGCCCGCCTGGAGTGACCCAGAGATCAACGCCGTGTTTGAGCGCTCAATAGCAGAGGTACCCGAGGTGGTTTCGGTGGAGCTTGCCGATGGTGACCCCTCGGCCACGCTTGTGGCTCCGGAAACACTTGTGACACTGCGGCTTGTCCCCGGCCTTGACCGTGAGCGTGTGGATGCCCTGTTGCTCTCTCTGCAGCGCCTCTGGGGGCAGAGCGAGGTGATCGCAGAGAGGGTAGACTCACTCGCCCTCAAGCTTGCGTCACAATAA